In Aquila chrysaetos chrysaetos chromosome 10, bAquChr1.4, whole genome shotgun sequence, the following proteins share a genomic window:
- the GAL3ST2 gene encoding galactose-3-O-sulfotransferase 2 isoform X1 — MKSPGCTSRHIKCFIIFCLCLGLIFLSGFFRMKNKNYIISKSHKELLIPYKPCRAKTNVMFLKTHKTASSTVLNIMFRFAERYNLTVALPADQLVHLGYPKTFLAHFVEEFEAIGQNYNIMCNHLRFNPSEVKKVMAANTFYFSILRNPIRLLESSYVYYKDNVPAFRISKDVNEFLASPMKYYHLADYKKNMYARNIMWFDFGYDNNAEDNKKYIQAVLKEIEQNFHLILISDYFDESMILLKHTLCWDLDDVIYFKLNSRSQDTVQTLTPESEEQIKVWCSLDWKLYLHFNQSFWRRIEETIGFKELEKEVNRLRTRQKELMETCLSDQEAVGKDDIKNKAFLPFQSGVANILGYNLKQDLDNMTLRTCQKMVMPELQYTSYLYTVQHPHKKRKILPLPWTSFQKTQLPNPN, encoded by the exons AATCTCGAAAAGCCACAAGGAGCTGCTGATACCTTACAAGCCTTGCCGTGCCAAGACTAATGTCATGTTCCTCAAGACCCACAAGACAGCCAGCAGCACCGTCTTGAACATCATGTTCAGGTTTGCGGAGAGGTACAACCTCACTGTCGCCCTCCCAGCTGACCAGCTCGTCCACCTGGGCTACCCAAAGACCTTCCTGGCCCACTTTGTGGAGGAATTTGAAGCCATAGGACAAAACTACAACATCATGTGTAACCACCTGCGGTTTAACCCCTCAGAG GTGAAAAAGGTGATGGCAGCAAACACCTTCTACTTCTCCATCCTGAGGAACCCCATTCGTCTGCTGGAGTCTTCCTACGTCTACTACAAGGACAATGTCCCTGCCTTCAGGATCTCCAAGGACGTGAATGAGTTCCTGGCATCACCCATGAAGTATTACCATCTGGCAGAttacaagaaaaacatgtatGCCAGGAATATCATGTGGTTTGACTTTGGCTATGATAACAATGCAGAGGACAACAAAAAGTACATCCAGGCAGTCTTGAAGGAGATTGAACAGAATTTCCATCTGATCTTGATATCAGATTACTTTGATGAGTCCATGATCCTCTTGAAGCACACTTTGTGCTGGGATCTGGATGACGTGATTTACTTTAAGCTCAATTCCAGAAGCCAGGACACTGTCCAGACCTTGACTCCAGAAAGCGAGGAGCAGATAAAAGTGTGGTGCTCACTGGACTGGAAGCTCTACCTGCACTTCAACCAGAGCTTCTGGAGGAGAATTGAGGAGACCATAGGATTcaaggagctggagaaggaggtgaATCGCCTGCGAACAAGACAGAAGGAGCTCATGGAGACCTGTCTCTCGGACCAGGAGGCAGTGGGGAAGGATGACATCAAGAACAAAGCTTTCCTGCCTTTCCAGTCAGGGGTTGCAAATATCCTTGGGTACAACCTCAAACAAGACTTAGACAACATGACTCTGAGAACCTGCCAGAAAATGGTTATGCCAGAGCTCCAGTACACATCCTATCTTTACACTGTTCAACACCCGCACAAGAAGAGGAAGATCTTGCCCTTGCCGTGGACCAGTTTCCAGAAGACGCAGCTCCCAAATCCCAACTAG
- the GAL3ST2 gene encoding galactose-3-O-sulfotransferase 2 isoform X2, whose protein sequence is MKNKNYIISKSHKELLIPYKPCRAKTNVMFLKTHKTASSTVLNIMFRFAERYNLTVALPADQLVHLGYPKTFLAHFVEEFEAIGQNYNIMCNHLRFNPSEVKKVMAANTFYFSILRNPIRLLESSYVYYKDNVPAFRISKDVNEFLASPMKYYHLADYKKNMYARNIMWFDFGYDNNAEDNKKYIQAVLKEIEQNFHLILISDYFDESMILLKHTLCWDLDDVIYFKLNSRSQDTVQTLTPESEEQIKVWCSLDWKLYLHFNQSFWRRIEETIGFKELEKEVNRLRTRQKELMETCLSDQEAVGKDDIKNKAFLPFQSGVANILGYNLKQDLDNMTLRTCQKMVMPELQYTSYLYTVQHPHKKRKILPLPWTSFQKTQLPNPN, encoded by the exons AATCTCGAAAAGCCACAAGGAGCTGCTGATACCTTACAAGCCTTGCCGTGCCAAGACTAATGTCATGTTCCTCAAGACCCACAAGACAGCCAGCAGCACCGTCTTGAACATCATGTTCAGGTTTGCGGAGAGGTACAACCTCACTGTCGCCCTCCCAGCTGACCAGCTCGTCCACCTGGGCTACCCAAAGACCTTCCTGGCCCACTTTGTGGAGGAATTTGAAGCCATAGGACAAAACTACAACATCATGTGTAACCACCTGCGGTTTAACCCCTCAGAG GTGAAAAAGGTGATGGCAGCAAACACCTTCTACTTCTCCATCCTGAGGAACCCCATTCGTCTGCTGGAGTCTTCCTACGTCTACTACAAGGACAATGTCCCTGCCTTCAGGATCTCCAAGGACGTGAATGAGTTCCTGGCATCACCCATGAAGTATTACCATCTGGCAGAttacaagaaaaacatgtatGCCAGGAATATCATGTGGTTTGACTTTGGCTATGATAACAATGCAGAGGACAACAAAAAGTACATCCAGGCAGTCTTGAAGGAGATTGAACAGAATTTCCATCTGATCTTGATATCAGATTACTTTGATGAGTCCATGATCCTCTTGAAGCACACTTTGTGCTGGGATCTGGATGACGTGATTTACTTTAAGCTCAATTCCAGAAGCCAGGACACTGTCCAGACCTTGACTCCAGAAAGCGAGGAGCAGATAAAAGTGTGGTGCTCACTGGACTGGAAGCTCTACCTGCACTTCAACCAGAGCTTCTGGAGGAGAATTGAGGAGACCATAGGATTcaaggagctggagaaggaggtgaATCGCCTGCGAACAAGACAGAAGGAGCTCATGGAGACCTGTCTCTCGGACCAGGAGGCAGTGGGGAAGGATGACATCAAGAACAAAGCTTTCCTGCCTTTCCAGTCAGGGGTTGCAAATATCCTTGGGTACAACCTCAAACAAGACTTAGACAACATGACTCTGAGAACCTGCCAGAAAATGGTTATGCCAGAGCTCCAGTACACATCCTATCTTTACACTGTTCAACACCCGCACAAGAAGAGGAAGATCTTGCCCTTGCCGTGGACCAGTTTCCAGAAGACGCAGCTCCCAAATCCCAACTAG